TCCACAAGTAAATACATCTACAGCGGCATATCCAAGTTCTGGCCAAGTGTGTATAGTTAAATGGGATTCAGAAATAATTACAACTCCACTTACTCCTTGGGGACTAAATTTATGGAAGGCAACCTCTCTTACTTCTGCACCAGCTTTTAAAGCGGATTCTACCATTATTCTTTCAATATATTCTTTATCATTAAGTATAGATTCATCGCAGCCATAAATTTCTGATAAAATATGACGTCCTAAATTGTTCATTTCCCTTACCTCCCTATTAATAATTGTCAAATAAATTTTATCAAATTTACTGGAAAAGTCAATATATTTACTTAGATTTTAAGAAAAATTGATAAAAACTATATATACATAGCGTTTACTTGCAAATTCTTTGTTATACAGACCTAATCTCCATTTAGTATTTGTTAATATACTAACTAAAGTAAAAAAATGCGTGTATTATTTTTATAATACACGCATTTTAAAATAATTATACTCATTATATTAAATATCATTTACTTCCTTAATACTTAATCCTATTTTCCTTTTTTCACCATCTACTTCTACAATTTTAGCTTTAACTTGTTGTCCTATAGATAATTCATCTTCAACTTTATCAATTCTTTTATGGCTAATTTGTGAAATATGGATAAGGCCATCTACACCAGGTTCAAGTTCTACAAAAGCACCAAAAGAAGCAAATCTTACTACAGTTCCAAGTACAATGTTTCCAACAGGATATTTTACATCTACATTTTTCCATGGATCTTCAGTTAAATCTTTAATACTTAAAGCAAGTTTTCTATTTTCTTTATCTATATCTTTTATATAAACTTTAATTTTATCTCCTACTTTTAGCATATCTGAAGGTTTTTCCACTCTTCCCCAGGATATTTCAGATACATGTAAAAGACCATCTACTCCATCTATGTTAACAAAGGCACCAAAGTTTGTTAGTCTTCTTACTTCGCCTTCTTTAACAGTGTCCTTTTCTAAAGAAGCCCAAGTTTCTTCTTCAATTTTTAACTGTCCTTCTTTTAGTAAGTCTCTTCTAGAACCTACTATTCTAGTATTATTTCTACCTTCTTCAAATTCTATTATATTTACAGTTAGTTCCTGTCCCTTATATACACTTAAATCATTTACATGTCTTAATTCCACATGAGATGCAGGTATAAATACTCTTATTATATTTTTGTATATAGAAATTAAACCACCATTAACATCTTCTTTTACTTTTACAACAACTTTTTCTTTGTTTTCAAAAGCTTCCTTTAACTCAATGTAAGCTTTTTCTCTATTTAATTCAATTACAGATATAACTGGAGGTTTATTTTCAGAACCTAATTTTATAATTTTTCCCTTTATTATATCTCCTTTTTTAATAAAGTTATTTATGTCCTCATCACTTTCTTTTGTTATTTCTGATAGAGGAAGTATTGCGTCTGATTTATAACCTATATTAACGTAGGCTTCACTATTACTTACAATAGATACTACCTCTCCTTCAACCTCTTGACCTATAGATATTTGAATATCATTATTATTCATATACTCTAATTGTTCATTTAAATCCTTATTACTCATTTTAAAAATGGCCTCCTTTATAATCCAATCTGGTGTTGAAGCACCTGCAGTAACACCAATTTTATAATATTTATTTGATATATAATCAGGTAATTCACCTGCATTTTCCACGTGGATTGTGTTAACACAGTTTGTTTTACAAATTTCATATAATTTAGTGGTGTTAGAGCTACTTTTACTTCCTATTACTACCATAAAATCTACTTCTTTAGATAATTCTTTGGCCGAAAGTTGTCTTACTTCTGTTGCATTGCATATGGTATTAAAAGCAATAATTTCTCTGCATTCATTTACCACTTTGCTTAAAACACTAACCCAGTGTTCTTTTTTTTCAGTGGTTTGAGATACAACACATATTTTAGCGGGAAGGTTTTCTATTTCTTCTGCATTTTTACATATTATAGCAGAATTATTGCACCATCCATTTATACCTATAACCTCAGGATGATTTTTATCTCCTACTATTAATATTGAATATCCTTTTTCATAATATTTTTGTACTTTTTTTTGAATGTTAGAAACATATGGACAAGTAGCATCTATAATATTTAATTTTTTTTCTTTAAGTTTTTCTATGGTTTCTAAAGTTACGCCATGGGATCTTAAAATTATTATATCCCCTTCTTTTAGTGTATTTATATTTTCGTAGTCTATAGGATATATATTTTGTTTTTTCAAAAAATTTACCACATCATTATTGTGAATTAAGGGTCCTAAAGTATATATTTTTTTATCAGTATATTTATCTTTTAATTTTAAACAAGTATCCACAGCTCTTTTTACGCCATAACAAAACCCAGATTTTTTTGCAAGAATTATACTCATTTTATGAATCTTTCCTTCTTTTTATTATTGTGTTTTGTATTAAATTACTTATTTCATCTACCACTTCTTCTATAGTGTAGTTTGTAGTGTCAATTTCTATTGCATCTTTTGCCTTTTTTAAAGGAGAAGTTTTTCTATTAGAGTCAATATAATCTCTTTTTATTATTTCTTCTAAAATGTCTTTATATTCTATTTGTTGATTTTTTTCTTTTAATTCCTTATACCTTCTGTCAGCCCTAATTTCTGGAGTAGCTGTTAGGAAAAATTTAAATGGAGCATTGGGCATTACTACAGTGCCTATATCTCTCCCATCCATTACTACTTCGTATTCAGAAGCTAAATCTTTTTGAAGTTTAACTAAAAGGGTTCTTACCTCTGGAATTGATGCATATAAAGAAACATTACCACTTACATTAGGATCTCTTATTTCAGCACTTAAATCCTCTCCATTTACTATTATTTTACCATTTTCAAAATACATAGAAATAGAGTTTATTAAATTACATAATCCTTCTACATTAGAAGGGGGTATATTTCTAATTTGAGCCAAATAAGTTATAGCTCTATACATAGCACCTGTGTCTATATACATTAAATCAAATTTTTTTGCTACTAATTTTGCAATAGTACTTTTACCAGCTCCAGCAGGTCCATCAATTGCTACAAGTACTTTCAACATAGATACTTCCTTTCTTTTTAAATATAATGTTTATATTCTGTATAAAATACAAAAATCCTCTATTTTTCGAGTAAATCATTTCTTAATTTTTTAGCTTCACCTAGATAAACATATTTTACATTAGGATTATATCCATTTAATAATATAAGAACTCTTATACACAAATTTAGAGAGTTTTCTACTTCCATTTCATTAAAATGCATTATTCCAATTTTATTTAAATTATATTTTTCTCTAATAAATTTACCAGGATAAGCTTTATCTATATCCTTTGTGCAGGAAAATATAATGGATACTATATCATTTTTATCTATTTTATTTTCTCTAAAAATATTCTCAAATAGCTCAAGGGTTTTATCCTTTATATCCTTTACTGAATTTTTTTCTATAGATATGGCCCCTCTTATAGCATACATTATTTATCACCTACCATTGTTCCTGCAAGATATCCTGTAGAAAAAGCTATTTGTATATTAAATCCTCCAGTATATCCATCTACATCTATTACTTCGCCTGCAAAATGTAAATTAGGTATAATTTTAGATTGCATATTAGAAGGATTTATTTCATCTACATTTATACCACCAGAAGTTACTATAGCTTCTTTTATAGGTCTAAAACCTTTTATTTTCATTTTTAAATTTTGTATTAAGCTACAAAGATTTCTTCTTTCTTCTTTAGTTATGGAATTTACTTTTTTATCTTCTGGAATATTAGATAATTTTATTATAGTATCTATTAATTTTTTAGGCAGTAAGTCATTTAAGGAATTTTTAAAATCCTTATTTATGTACTTATTAAAGTCCTTTTGAATTCTTTTGTCTAATTCTTCAAAGGTTAAAGCAGGTTTTAAATTTAAAACTGCATATTGATCTTCATTTTCTTTAACATATCTACTGGAACTTAATACTATGGGACCAGATATTCCAAAATGGGTAAATAGCATTTCTCCAAAATCTTTATATACTTCTTTAGATTTACTGTTTATTATTTTTAACTCTACATTTTTTAAAGAAAGTCCCTGTAAATTTTTAACCCATGGATCTTCTATTTCTAAAGGAACTAATGCAGGCTTTATATTTGATATTTTATGGCCTACTTTTGAAGCAAATTTATATCCATCACCTGTAGAACCAGTTTGAGGATAAGATGCTCCTCCTGTAGCTATAATAAAATAGTCTCCTTCAATTTCTAATCCATTTTGTAGTATTACAGAATGGATTAGATTATTTTTAACTTTAATATCCCTTACTGGGCTATTAAGCATTATTTTAACGCCTTTATCTTCTAGTTCTTTTTCTAAAGCTTTTATTATATCAGAAGATTTATCAGATTTAGGAAATACTCTATCCCCTCTTTCTGTTTTTAAAGGTGTATTTCTACTATTAAAAAATTCTATAGTGTTTTCATTAGTAAAAGTGTATAAAGAACTATACAAAAATTCTGGGTTACCAGGAATATAATCAAAAAAATCGCTTATATCCTTTTTATTAGTAACATTACATCTTCCCTTTCCTGTTATAAAAAGTTTTTTACCTAATTTTTCATTTCTTTCTATTAAAAAAACCTTATATTTATCAGCAGCAGTTATAGCTGCCATCATACCAGCAGGACCTCCACCGATAACTATTACCTTTTTCATATTTTTATTACCTCCTAAAATAGAAGAAACGAACCCTAGAGGTTCGTTTAATTTAATCCCTTCTTCTCTCTTTATAAGAGTATACCTCATATTCTTCCCAAATGTTTTCTAATTTAGCGAAAGTAGAAGAAATTTTATCTTTTTCTCTTAATCCTACTGCAATTATTAATGCATTTACCACACTTAGAGGAGCTACTAATGAATCTACAAAGGAAGCCATATTACTTTGGGCTATTAATGTATAGTTAGCTCTAGCGGCTAGAGGAGATAAAAGGCTATCTGTAATAGCTACAACTGTAGCTTCATTGCTTTGTGCATAATCTAGGGCTTCTATAGTTCGTGCAGCATATCTTGGAAAGCCTATGCCTATTACTAAATCCCCTTTAGACACATTCATCATTTGTTCAAAAATATCACTTACGCCATAGCTTATAACTTTTGCGTTATCTAATATTAAATTAAGATAAAATCCTAAAAATTCTGCTATAGGCATAGAACTTCTAAGACCTACTATATATATGCGTTTTGCACTAAATATACTATCTACTACATCATCAAAGGTTTTGTGATTTATTTTTTCTAAAGTGTATCTTATATTTTCCATATCGGATTTTAACACGCTTTTAAGAGTAGATTCTTGATCTATAAAGTCATTTGAAAGTTCTATACGCTGAACAGTTGTCAGTTTATTTTTTATAAGTTCTTGTAAAGCTTTTTGCAATTTAGGATATCCACTAAATCCGAGTTCATTAGCAAATCTTACTACAGTAGATTCACTTACACCCACACTAGAACCTAATTTAGCAGCGGTTAAAAAAGCTGCTTTATCGTAATGCTTTAGTATATATTCTGCAATTAACTTTTGACCTTTGCTCAATCTTGGGAATTTTATTTGAATGGTTTTTATTAAATCTTGATTTTCACCCTCCACTTTAATCAATCCTTTCCTATGTTTCCGGAATAATGCAATATTTATTTCATTTTATCATCTATTGAATATATTATCAACACCACATTCATAAAATAAAATAGCTGTATGCAAGCTATTTTATTTTATGAATAATGAACAAATAACAATGAATAATGAACAATTAAGGTTATTTTTCTCCATTTTGCTAGATTTTACAATTGACAGAGGACAGTTCATTTGACATTTGACATTTGACAGAGGACAATGAGGGATGATTTTCCTCCTTATGTCAGAAAATCTTTAATCTTATTAGTTAGAATTGAAAATGGAGAATGGAAAGTGGAGAATGATTGACAACTTTTCTCCATTAACATTACGAAAAGTTTTTAATTTTATAAGATCTTTGGGTTTAGTTAAAACTAAACCTTTATATATTAGATAAATCTAAGATATCTTCGATGTTCAGCTTTGCTGAACGAGTTTTTTATGCTACAACTATCTTTAACAAATAAAATTAAATTAAAACTTTTCTGAGTGTAACGAAGAAAAGTGTCCTTCACTGTCCTATGTCAATTGTCCTATGTCCTCTGAAACAAGCGATGTTCAGCGAAGTGAAGGACCCACAAAATAAGATTAAAATTTTTCAGAGCAAAGCGAAGAAAAATATCCTTCATTATTCACTGTTCATTATTAGTTATTCCTATTTTACGAATCATTCTTCTTTATATATTGTAATTACATGATTATTGTTTTCTTCACTTAATCCAAAAATTAAATCAGTTTCTCCTAGATTTTTATTTAAATAATCAACTACCTTATACATATCTTCATAGTACTCAAATTCTTTTGAAGCTAATATAGTTAATCCTTTTTTTTCGTTCATATAAAAACCTCCTAAAACACTTTTATTTAATTATTAAATTTATCTATTTCAGCCTGAGTGAGATATCTCCAATTTCCTATAGGCAAATCTCCTAATTCTATATGTGCTATGGAAATTCTTTTTAATTTTATTACTGGGTGATTTATTTTTTCACACATCTTTCTTACTTGTCTATTTCTTCCTTCTATTATGGATATTTTAACTTTTGCATTGCCATTTTGTATTGAAAGAATTTCTATTTTTGATGGTGAAGTTAGATAATCATCAATTACTAGACCTTTTTTAAAATTATGTAATTCATGGCTGGTGGGAATTCCTTTAATAGTTGCAACATAGACCTTTTCTTTTTCTTGGCTGGGATGTATAACTTTATTATAAAAATCACCATCATTTGTAAGCAATATTAATCCTGAAGTATCATAGTCTAATCTACCTATTGGATATATTCTCTCTTTTACATCTACAAGATCTAATATGGTTTTACGTCCCCTGTCATCTTTTACTGAGGAAATATATCCAGTGGGTTTATTTAAAGCTATATATTTTTTATTTTCTTCTTTTTTTATTATTTTATTATCAACAGTAACAATATCTTTTTCAGGATTTACTTTAATGCCTAGTTCCTTTACTAAATCTCCATTTATTTTTACCCTTCCTTGTAATATTATATCTTCACATTTCCTTCTTGAATCTACACCACAGCTAGCCATATACTTTTGAAGTCTTTCCAATTTTTATACACTCCTTTTATTAAAGTTTAACCTAATGTTATGTCCATTATCATCATTATTATAAATCCTATTATTAGACCATATGTAGCTATTCTTTCAAATCCATGTCTATGAGTTTCTGGTATGATTTCATCACTGATTACAAATAACATAGCCCCACCTGCAAAGGCTAATATAAATGGCAGTACAGGTTCTGCAATTTGTACTAATGTTATACCTATAATTCCACCTATTGGCTCTACTAAACCTGTTAATAAAGCTATTAGAAAAGCTTTTTTAGCAGGATAATTTTCTCTTACAAGGGCTAAAGCTACGGCTAATCCTTCTGGCATATTTTGAAGTCCTATACCAATGGCTAAGGATATTCCATCAGCTATATTACCACTTCCAAAGCCAACACCTACAGCTAATCCTTCTGGAAAATTGTGAATAGTTATTGCCAATATAAATAACCATACTTTTGAAAGAGATGACGATACACCTTCTTTTCTATTTGAAAATAAAATATGTTCATGGGGAGCATATTTATCTATTACATCTATAAGTACTGCGCCTAAAAATATTCCTAAAGCAGTAATAAGTACTGCATTTATACCTCCACCACCATATTCTATAGAAGGTATTATAAGACTAAAGCAAGTAGCTGCTAACATAACGCCTGCTGCAAATCCAAGCATACCGTCTAAGTATTTATGAGATACTTTTTTAGTGAAAAATACTGGTATTGAGCCAACAGCTGTAGCCATTCCAGCAGCTAAACTTCCCAAAAATCCTATGAATATTATATTATCCATTTTAAACCCTCCTTAAACAATAATAGAGAGGTAGAAATACCTCTCTATTATAATATTTGCAATTTTAGAGTATTTCTTTACTCTACATCTTGAATAGTAATTTTCCTTGTATGTTTTGTATGACTCCATTCTTTATTATTTTTATTTAGTATACCCTGTACAGTAATAGGAATCCAGGTTAATGTATAAAAACCATATAGTAAATACCATATAAATAGGGTTATGTAATGTTTTTTATTAAAAATGAATAATATTAATACAAATAAAGAAAAATATAAAATACTTCCTAATACTACTTCAAATAATTTTGGATTGTTACCAAATATTATTTCATTAAAGAAAATGTTAAGTGAATAGATAGAAAATACAAAAAACATCTTCTTATGAAGTTTCTCTTCTAAAAGCATTATAAAAGGAGTAAATAAAAACTGGAATATACTAAAAACTTTCCATATCCAAGGAGCAAATAAACTATTAATTACAAATATATTTAATCCATTT
This window of the Clostridium cochlearium genome carries:
- a CDS encoding MurR/RpiR family transcriptional regulator, giving the protein MEGENQDLIKTIQIKFPRLSKGQKLIAEYILKHYDKAAFLTAAKLGSSVGVSESTVVRFANELGFSGYPKLQKALQELIKNKLTTVQRIELSNDFIDQESTLKSVLKSDMENIRYTLEKINHKTFDDVVDSIFSAKRIYIVGLRSSMPIAEFLGFYLNLILDNAKVISYGVSDIFEQMMNVSKGDLVIGIGFPRYAARTIEALDYAQSNEATVVAITDSLLSPLAARANYTLIAQSNMASFVDSLVAPLSVVNALIIAVGLREKDKISSTFAKLENIWEEYEVYSYKERRRD
- the speD gene encoding adenosylmethionine decarboxylase, with amino-acid sequence MNNLGRHILSEIYGCDESILNDKEYIERIMVESALKAGAEVREVAFHKFSPQGVSGVVIISESHLTIHTWPELGYAAVDVFTCGDRVNPWDACNYMGEKLNAKNITATEVKRGVFEQPVSVKASNE
- the cmk gene encoding (d)CMP kinase produces the protein MKVLVAIDGPAGAGKSTIAKLVAKKFDLMYIDTGAMYRAITYLAQIRNIPPSNVEGLCNLINSISMYFENGKIIVNGEDLSAEIRDPNVSGNVSLYASIPEVRTLLVKLQKDLASEYEVVMDGRDIGTVVMPNAPFKFFLTATPEIRADRRYKELKEKNQQIEYKDILEEIIKRDYIDSNRKTSPLKKAKDAIEIDTTNYTIEEVVDEISNLIQNTIIKRRKDS
- a CDS encoding pseudouridine synthase yields the protein MASCGVDSRRKCEDIILQGRVKINGDLVKELGIKVNPEKDIVTVDNKIIKKEENKKYIALNKPTGYISSVKDDRGRKTILDLVDVKERIYPIGRLDYDTSGLILLTNDGDFYNKVIHPSQEKEKVYVATIKGIPTSHELHNFKKGLVIDDYLTSPSKIEILSIQNGNAKVKISIIEGRNRQVRKMCEKINHPVIKLKRISIAHIELGDLPIGNWRYLTQAEIDKFNN
- a CDS encoding DUF4264 family protein, whose translation is MNEKKGLTILASKEFEYYEDMYKVVDYLNKNLGETDLIFGLSEENNNHVITIYKEE
- a CDS encoding ZIP family metal transporter, with product MDNIIFIGFLGSLAAGMATAVGSIPVFFTKKVSHKYLDGMLGFAAGVMLAATCFSLIIPSIEYGGGGINAVLITALGIFLGAVLIDVIDKYAPHEHILFSNRKEGVSSSLSKVWLFILAITIHNFPEGLAVGVGFGSGNIADGISLAIGIGLQNMPEGLAVALALVRENYPAKKAFLIALLTGLVEPIGGIIGITLVQIAEPVLPFILAFAGGAMLFVISDEIIPETHRHGFERIATYGLIIGFIIMMIMDITLG
- a CDS encoding NAD(P)/FAD-dependent oxidoreductase, translating into MKKVIVIGGGPAGMMAAITAADKYKVFLIERNEKLGKKLFITGKGRCNVTNKKDISDFFDYIPGNPEFLYSSLYTFTNENTIEFFNSRNTPLKTERGDRVFPKSDKSSDIIKALEKELEDKGVKIMLNSPVRDIKVKNNLIHSVILQNGLEIEGDYFIIATGGASYPQTGSTGDGYKFASKVGHKISNIKPALVPLEIEDPWVKNLQGLSLKNVELKIINSKSKEVYKDFGEMLFTHFGISGPIVLSSSRYVKENEDQYAVLNLKPALTFEELDKRIQKDFNKYINKDFKNSLNDLLPKKLIDTIIKLSNIPEDKKVNSITKEERRNLCSLIQNLKMKIKGFRPIKEAIVTSGGINVDEINPSNMQSKIIPNLHFAGEVIDVDGYTGGFNIQIAFSTGYLAGTMVGDK
- a CDS encoding bifunctional 4-hydroxy-3-methylbut-2-enyl diphosphate reductase/30S ribosomal protein S1, which codes for MSIILAKKSGFCYGVKRAVDTCLKLKDKYTDKKIYTLGPLIHNNDVVNFLKKQNIYPIDYENINTLKEGDIIILRSHGVTLETIEKLKEKKLNIIDATCPYVSNIQKKVQKYYEKGYSILIVGDKNHPEVIGINGWCNNSAIICKNAEEIENLPAKICVVSQTTEKKEHWVSVLSKVVNECREIIAFNTICNATEVRQLSAKELSKEVDFMVVIGSKSSSNTTKLYEICKTNCVNTIHVENAGELPDYISNKYYKIGVTAGASTPDWIIKEAIFKMSNKDLNEQLEYMNNNDIQISIGQEVEGEVVSIVSNSEAYVNIGYKSDAILPLSEITKESDEDINNFIKKGDIIKGKIIKLGSENKPPVISVIELNREKAYIELKEAFENKEKVVVKVKEDVNGGLISIYKNIIRVFIPASHVELRHVNDLSVYKGQELTVNIIEFEEGRNNTRIVGSRRDLLKEGQLKIEEETWASLEKDTVKEGEVRRLTNFGAFVNIDGVDGLLHVSEISWGRVEKPSDMLKVGDKIKVYIKDIDKENRKLALSIKDLTEDPWKNVDVKYPVGNIVLGTVVRFASFGAFVELEPGVDGLIHISQISHKRIDKVEDELSIGQQVKAKIVEVDGEKRKIGLSIKEVNDI
- the aroH gene encoding chorismate mutase, with translation MYAIRGAISIEKNSVKDIKDKTLELFENIFRENKIDKNDIVSIIFSCTKDIDKAYPGKFIREKYNLNKIGIMHFNEMEVENSLNLCIRVLILLNGYNPNVKYVYLGEAKKLRNDLLEK